DNA from Deltaproteobacteria bacterium:
ACGACGTCGAGGTCGTCGGCGAGCAGGCGGTAGACGTTCGCGCAGCGGGGGCACGTCACGTCCCCGCGGCCCCTGGGCAGCGTCTCGCCGCAGCGGCACGCCCAGCCGATGCGCTTCGCCGGCGTGCCGACCATGAGCGCGTAGGGCCGGACGTCGCGGTTCACGACGGCGCCAGCACCGATGAACGCGTACTCGCCAATGATCCGACCGCACACAATCGTGGCGTTTGCTCCGAGCGTCGCGCCGCGCTTCACCAGCGTGGCCGCGTACTCGTCTTTGCGTGAGATCTCAGCGCGGGGATGCAGCACGTTCGTGAACACGATCGAGGGCCCACAAAAGACGAAGTCCTGGAGTGTGACGCCGGTGTAGAGCGAGACGTTGTTCTGGATCTTGCAGCCGTCGCCAATCGCCACGCCGCTGGCGACCATCACGTTCTGCCCGAGCGAGCAGTTCTTGCCAATGCGGGCGTTTGCGAGCACGTGGCCAAAGTGCCAGATGCGAGTGCCGGCGCCAATCTCGCAGGGTAGGTCGACCGAGACGCTCTCGTGCAGGAAGACGCCCGGGAATTTTTCCGCCAGCGGGTGCACGGCGCTCCGTCCCTCTCTCTCGCAGAAGTCTCCGCCCTCCGACCGCGCGCGTCGTCGACGATAGCGATCTTGACTCCGCGAGCACGGAGTTCGACCCGATGGAAGCGTGCTTGGGCTCGAGGAGATTCGTGCCCGCGCTCGTGCCGATTCCCGCTTAGTTCGCCAAGATCCATCAGCCGGCGCTTGGTGGCCAGGCGAACCGAGGCGGACGCGATGAGCGGTGTGGCAGTCGTAGGGGTCGGTTATTGGGGGAAGAACCTCGCGCGCAACTTTGCGCAGCTGGGTGCACTGCACACCCTGTGCGATGGTCACGGCCCGACACTCGAGAGAATCGCAGCGCAGCACAAGCCGGTGCGCGCCACGCGCAGCTACGAAGAAGTGCTCTCAGATCCCGCGATCGAGGGCGTCGTGCTCGCGACCCCTGCTGCCCTGCACTTCGAGCACGCGCGCGCAGCGCTCGCCGCCGGCAAGGACGTATTCGTCGAAAAGCCGCTCGCGTTGCACGAGGCGGACGGCGAAGTGCTACTCGAGCTCGCCCGCGAGCGCGGCCGGATTCTGATGGTCGGCCACGTGCTCGAATACCACCCGGCCGTGCGGCTGCTGACTGACCTCGTCGAGCGCGGCGAGCTGGGCTCCTTGCGATACGTGTACTCGAACCGGCTGAACCTGGGAAAGGTGCGTACGGAGGAGAACATCCTCTGGAGCTTCGCGCCGCACGACATCTCGATCATTCTGTCGCTCGTGGGAACCGATCCAGAAGTCGTGAGCGCCTCTGGCGGCGAATACCTGACACGAGGTGTCCCCGACGTCACGGTGTCCAACCTCGCGTTCCCGGGAGGCGTGCGCGCTCACATCTTCGTTTCGTGGTTGCACCCGAACAAGGAGCAACGCCTCGTGGTGATCGGCGACAAGAAGATGGCCGTCTTCGATGACACCGCGCGGGAGGGAAAGCTGAAGCTCTACGACAAGGGCATCGAGCAGCGCAGTGGCGTGCTCGTGCCGCGCCAGACGGCGGAGACGACGCTCTTCTTCGGCGAGACGGAGCCGCTGCGCCTCGAATGCGAGGCCTTTCTCGCCGCGATCGCCGACCGCAAGCCGCCGCGCACCGATGGGGCGAACGGGTTGCGTGTGCTTCGTGTTCTAGAGGCCTGCCAGGCGTCGCTCGAGAAGGGGGGGGCGCCGGTAAGGCTCAAACGAGAGCTATGAGAGTCGAGAGGGTCATCGGAGCGCACCTGCCCTTCGTGGAAGGCGACTGGGACTCAGCATCGGGCGACCCCACGAATCCGCTTTTCCATCTCCGAGAACAGCAGCGACTGGTCGAACTGGGCCGAAAAGAGTGAGAGCGCGGCCCGACCCATCGCCCGCGCCTGCTCAGGATGCTCCGTGATCCTCAAGAGGCATTTGTAGAAGTCGTCCGGAGTCGAGGGGTCGTATTGGATGCCAATCCCGTGCTCGGCGATCAGCTCCGCACTCTCACCCGAGCACGAGGAGAGCACCGGAAGACCGTACGCGAAGTACTCGAAGAACTTGTTCGGGAGCGACATCGCCGTATTTGGGATGTAGGGCGCGACTGCCGCAACACTGTTGGCGAGCAGCGCGTCGATGCGAGCCATGTCGATCCAGCCGGGGAACAGCATCAGCTCGTTGCCACGCCCAACCAGGGCATCGCGCGCGTCGCCATCTCCCGCAACCACGATCTGGATGTCCCGGCGGCCCTCGCGCCAGAGCCGTCGCGCTGCGGCAAACACGGGCTCGAAGTCGAAGCTCACGCCCAGAGTGCCCACGAACGAGATGACCTTCGCTGCTCGTAGGCCGCGCTCTCTCCACCAATCCATCGCATCCCTGTGCGCTTCCGGCGCGACCACGCTGCGAGTGTAACCGTGGTGGAACACATGATCGCGGCTCTCGTCGAAGGGCCGGCCCGCCAGACTCAGGCCGTACTCGACCTGGAGCCTCGAAACGCCCGTGATGAACGCCGCATCCCGCGCCGCCGCCCGCGCAGCCGAGAACAGCCCGCGAAGCGCGGCGCGTGCAAGTAGCTGGAGCGGGTAGGGCGCGCGCCGCACGAGTTCGTCGGGCCAGT
Protein-coding regions in this window:
- a CDS encoding N-acetyltransferase; its protein translation is MAEKFPGVFLHESVSVDLPCEIGAGTRIWHFGHVLANARIGKNCSLGQNVMVASGVAIGDGCKIQNNVSLYTGVTLQDFVFCGPSIVFTNVLHPRAEISRKDEYAATLVKRGATLGANATIVCGRIIGEYAFIGAGAVVNRDVRPYALMVGTPAKRIGWACRCGETLPRGRGDVTCPRCANVYRLLADDLDVVHENQ
- a CDS encoding glycosyltransferase family 4 protein; its protein translation is MRIWIVEIGEPLPLETGKRLLRYGQFSAFLAARGHEVTWFACDFSHAVKAHVARVGTHRLTNGVALKVLHAPGYSANVSLARSWHHRAFARALAADLKHETTPPDFILCPIPTIENAEVIRDYAARHRVPYILDVRDNWPDELVRRAPYPLQLLARAALRGLFSAARAAARDAAFITGVSRLQVEYGLSLAGRPFDESRDHVFHHGYTRSVVAPEAHRDAMDWWRERGLRAAKVISFVGTLGVSFDFEPVFAAARRLWREGRRDIQIVVAGDGDARDALVGRGNELMLFPGWIDMARIDALLANSVAAVAPYIPNTAMSLPNKFFEYFAYGLPVLSSCSGESAELIAEHGIGIQYDPSTPDDFYKCLLRITEHPEQARAMGRAALSLFSAQFDQSLLFSEMEKRIRGVARC
- a CDS encoding Gfo/Idh/MocA family oxidoreductase, producing MSGVAVVGVGYWGKNLARNFAQLGALHTLCDGHGPTLERIAAQHKPVRATRSYEEVLSDPAIEGVVLATPAALHFEHARAALAAGKDVFVEKPLALHEADGEVLLELARERGRILMVGHVLEYHPAVRLLTDLVERGELGSLRYVYSNRLNLGKVRTEENILWSFAPHDISIILSLVGTDPEVVSASGGEYLTRGVPDVTVSNLAFPGGVRAHIFVSWLHPNKEQRLVVIGDKKMAVFDDTAREGKLKLYDKGIEQRSGVLVPRQTAETTLFFGETEPLRLECEAFLAAIADRKPPRTDGANGLRVLRVLEACQASLEKGGAPVRLKREL